The genomic region GGTATTTTGACATTTTGTCCTCCTGTAAAAAAAAACCCGCTTCCTGGCAAGCCAGAAGCGGGTTTGATAATCTTGGTTACACTTAAAATTAAAAGCTCACCTGTACATCATCCCCGCTCTGCCAGAGCAGTAAAAGGCCGAGAAGATTAAGGTTTAATAAAAATTGAGCTTTGTTCACACAACTAATTTGCAGATTTCTTTAAAAAAAATCAAGCCTTTTTTGTGATACTTAAGGTGTTATTACAGAATAAAGCAGCTAATCCTCTAATGGATAAGGAAATGCCCTGCCTAATGCATCATGAAGAATATACCATCGCCCACTAATCTCCCAATCCCCGGTAAGAGGAATACGCCCCCCCCCATCGGGCATATCAACGGCATAGGTAGGGACAGACAAAGCACTCATTTCTTTACGAAGAGCTTTTGTTAATCCTACCCCCTTGTCCAGAGACACCCGAAAATGACTGGTTCCAATGGCTAAATCCGGCTGTAATAAATAACCTGCGGCAATACCACAACTCACCAACCCACGATATAAATCTCTTAATGTCACAAAATTATCATTTACTCCCTTCAGTAATACGGCCTGATTGATGATAGGAATACCCGAATCTATGAGGAGTTTAATGCTATCTCGACTTTCCTGAGTCAATTCTCTAGGGTGGTTAAATTGAACAGTAAACCACAGAGGGGAGTACTTTTTAAGGATTTTCACTAATCTTGCGGTTACCCTACTGGGGAGAACAACGGGCATTCTGGTGGATATGCGAAACACAATATCCTGACGTCTCTCTTTGACTTTTAATAATAGATAATCAAGAAGGGGATCACTCAACATAAGAGGATCACCGCCGGTAATCAAGATCTCCTTTACCTCTTTGTGACTAGCTAAATACATCGCAATTTGATCCGTCTGATACCGGGTAATCATTCCCTGTGATTGCCCAAGAAATGATCTTCTAAAACAATGGCGGCAATAAGTAGGACACTGGTCAGTTGTCAAAATAATAGCCCGTGAGGGGTAGCGATGAATGAACCGGGGTAAGGGATGATGTTTTTCTTCCATAAGGGGATCACTAGATTCATAACTTAGAAAGTTCAATTCTTTTACAGAAGGAACAAATTGTTTTCTTATAGGATCAGAAGGATCTTTTTTTGCCAGCTCCATATAATAGGGACTAACACCAACAGGGAGATGAGGATTCTGATGTGCTTCTTTAAAAAACTGCTCTTCATCAGAAGATAACTCGAACTTTTCATCTAAAATTTTATTGATTCGGCTATAGTCCATAGTATTTTGTTATCACTAATAGCCTATTAAAAGCAAGAGTCCCAAGTATAGCCTATATAGAGCTTTTATCTTTTCAGGATGGTAAAATTTCATTACCTTTACTTTGAGTAACCAAACATAAGGGAATATTACAATGGAACCAGACCTGAACCTAACAGAACTAATCTCTAATATCCTGAGGACCTACGACGAAATCGGAGGTATCAACCACTTAAAAGGACCAAATCTACCTAGTCGAGAAAGTATCTACAGCATCATTGAAGATTTAGAGTCCTTAGTCTTTCCTGGTTTCAAGCAAGAAGTTCAACTTGATGCTGGAGCTATTCCTTATTTTACAACATCCCGTGTGGCCAAAGCTGCTGGGAGTTTGATGCGGGAAATAAAAAAAAGCCTTTTCTTTAAACACCGTGATGAAAAAAATCCTCCTTCCCGTGAGGATCTATGTAAACTATCGCGAATTATAACCTGTGAATTTATGAACACCCTACCTAGCTTAAGACAGCGGATCCATACAGATGTTTATGCAGCCTTCCAAGGAGATCCTGCGGCGAAAAGTATTGAGGAAGTCATACTAAGTTATCCTGGTATTGAAGCAATCATGGTATATCGCCTGGCACACGAACTCTATCTTAAGCAAGTTCCCCTCATACCAAGAATGATGAGTGAGATCATTCATGGCAAAACAGGAATTGATATACATCCTGGAGCACAGATAGGAGAAGCCTTCTTCATTGATCATGGAACGGGAGTCGTTATAGGAGAAACATCACGTATTGGTAATAATGTCAAAATATACCAAGGGGTGACCCTGGGAGCTCTCAGTGTTAAGAAAAATGAAGCGGATGTAAAACGTCACCCTACTATTGAGGACAATGTAACCATCTATGCGGGGGCCACAATACTAGGGGGGGATACGATTATAGGAGCAGATTCAACCATAGGAGGAAATGTTTGGTTAGTAACCTCCGTCCCCCATCATAGCAAAATATATAATCAACCCATTGAATATGTCATCCGTCGAGATACCTACGAAGAACCTGATTTCCAGATATAATAGAGGCTTCCCATTCGGGGAGCTTTTTGAATCACATCCATAATAAGCTGTTCTGACACAGATTTAAGGAAATGAGAAATTAATGTGCCAGAATAGACACCTATAAATGTTACATCATTACAACACCTCAAAAAGAGGAATATTAACAAAGGGAATCCTTTGATCATTTATAGGAGACAAAATGAAAAAAAGCAAAGGCTTACTGTTCGCCTTATTAGTACTATCACTCTCCCTTTTCATGGGATGTGAGACAACAAAAAGGGAAGAACCTTCGGGCATTACTCGACAAGAGATACAGGACATTATCAGTCAAGCTCAAGATATACAGACACCAAGGGGTATCAATGAACGAAAAGAGATCGAGATCGGCGGCATCAAACAATGGATATCAGTTCGAGGTCGGGATCGCAGAAACCCAGTACTCCTTTTCATACATGGTGGACCAGGAACTACGGAGATGCCTGTAAGCTGGTTTTATCAGGCCCCTTTGGAAGATTACTTCACTGTAGTCCAGTGGGATCAAAGGGGGGGAGGAAAGTCTGTGGGGTCCAATGATCAAGCAGCAGTAATCCCAACAATCACCTATGAACGTATGATTAATGATGGAGAAGAGGTCCTTTCCTATCTACAAAAGGAATATGGAAAAGAAAAGATCTTCGTTCTCGGTCATTCCTGGGGAACTCTTATTGGACTGGAATTAGCCCTAAGACATCCCGATAGTCTGTATGCTTATATTGGAATGGGACAGGTTCTCTCAACACATGAGAATGAAGTCCTGGGCTATCAATTTGCCTTGGAAGAAGCACGTCGGAATAATAATGAAAAGGCTATTCAAGAACTTGAGTCTATCGCCCCCTACCCCGAAGAGGATGGATCACTGGCGGTACAAGAGGTTCTTATTCAAAGATATTGGGTATCATTCTATGGCGGTATGACATGGGGACGTACAAATCTAGATTATGAATATAATCTTCGTCTTCTGTCGCCGGATTATACTGATAAGGATCTGGAAGCAGACAATGAAGCGGTCAATGTTGTTTTAAAATTGCTCCCTCAATTAGTTGATATAGACTATAGGGACATAACAAAACTTGATGTTCCCCTGTTTCTCTTTTCCGGGCGCCACGATTATGCAGTACCGTCTGCTATATCTGCCAAATGGTTTGAAGAGCTACAGGCGCCAGACAAAAAACTTGTCTGGTTTGAACATTCAGCTCACATGATGCCTATGGAACAGCCAGGTAAATTTCTCTTACACTTAATCCAGGATGTCAGACCGATTGCTGTCAAGGCTGGAGATGCGGCTCCAGAAGATACACCAGGGCTGAAATAGTTTTTCTTATCAATCAAGGTTAAAGATCAGGAAACTGTTTCTTTAACCTTGACTTCTTGTAGGCCTAAGGAAGTTAATCCAAAAAGGAGAGAATAGATTCTCCTTTCGGACAAGTACTCTGAATACCTTTCAACGCTGCTAAATTCTTCCATAAGGAAGCAATCCCCCCTTCGATCTCATCAATCTTCTCTTGTAATGTTCTTTCAAAATCACGGAAAGTCATGGATCCAGACATGATACCATCCAGGAAAGTCTTAATTTCCCTCAAGGTGAAACCCAAATCTTTAGAGCGTTTAATCACTTGTACGGTAGCAACATAACGTTCAGAATAGTCTCTATAACTGTTTGGCCCTCGTTCAACCTCCCCTAATAGTCCCAACTTCTCGTAATAACGCAAAGTATCTTTGGATACACCTGCCTTCTGTGCTAGTTCACCAATATTCATCTAAAAACCTCTTTACCCTGGAGTATACTCCACTGTTTATCTTATTTTCAAATAGTAAGTCTCATACTGGAGACACAGGAGAAAATATGGAAGCTATTGTATTTGGGGCCAGCGGTTTTATAGGAAGCCATGTAGCCCAGCAATTAAAAGAAGTCGGATATCATGTCACCGGAATTATTAGAAAAAGCAGTGACAGTCATTTTCTGGAAACCCTCGGTATCACCATTGAAAGGCTAGATTTTTCTTCAGACGATCAACTGTTTCAGAGTATGAGGAAAAAGGCTCTGGTCTACAACTGCATAGCAGCAGTAACGGCCACAGATGAGGCAATCCTACGAGAGACAGAAATAGAATTGCCTCGCCGTATCATAAGGGCCGCAGCCAAAGGAGGAGTTGCTGGATATATTCAGCTGAGCTCCATCATCGCCTACGGGCCCCACATGCCTGACAGCCCTCTCAATGAAAACTTCACACCCCGCCCCAAAGATTTGCTTGATAGAATATCATGGGAACGGGAACTCGCAGTGAAAGAAGAATGTCATAAGAGAAACGTACCCTTTGTTATCCTTGAACCGGTCACGACTATTGGCTCAAGAGATAAGCACTCCGCACTACACCAGCTTTTCCTCGGACACAAAAAGGGGGAGTTCCCCCTTGTGAAGGATGGTGAAAGCAGAATGTCAGGAATCGATACAAGAGATATAGGTAGAGCGATGGCATGGATAGGCGATAATATGGATATTCTCAAAGGAGAAACCCTGATCACAAAGGGGTATGATTTTCAATGGAAAGAGCTGAAATCTCTTTTGGACGAATTCTGGGGAATAAAGGCAAAAGAAGGAAAATTGAATTTTCACTTGCTCTATCCTTTAAGCTTTCTTCTAGAGAAAATCATGAAGAATCCCCCTGTCACAAGAGCACTGCTTCTGGCCCTCGGCAAAAATAAGATCTACGATGATACTAAGATACGGAATCTGGGGTTCAAAACTATTTACACAGTCCAAGACTCTCTCAAGTACGCCTTGAATACGATTAATTAAACCGACTTATCCCATACAACGAGCCGATTAGAAGATCTAAGCTTCTGATTCCAGTAGAGCTTTTAGAATTGTAAATCACAATAAAAAACCCACCAATCATGGTGGGTTTGGTTAGTAAGCTCTGTTCCCATCATGAGAAAAGAATCCTTTTACTACTTAGTCTGAATGTTAGAAGGTCCTTCTAACTTTTTTAGCAGGTCCTCCTAAAAGTTTTAGAAGGACCTTCTAAAACTTTTAGAAAGGCTTTCTAAAATTAAAACATCCCAACCATAACAACATACTCTATGGCTTCAAAGCCCTCCCTTACTGATGTGAAACTGGAAGGATATGAAGGCGGTCAGCATAATAGACATAACAAAACCCACCATAACAGGTGGGTTTCTCAGGGGGGATGATTCTGATATTTTAGTTTAAAGTCTTCTCAACATAGACCTTAGTCACATAACTTTCACCAAAGCCCTCTAGACCTTTAACCCAATCCAGGTATTTTTCAGCTTCAGCAGAATTGCTATAAGGACCTATTCGGACTCTAAAGTAGGTTTTGTCCCCTGATGTTTTAGTAAATACAGTTACGGGAACATCATTCTCTTCCAGAGTTTTCTTGGTCTCATCAGCTCTGTACCTATCAGTGTAACTTGCCACTTGAATCCAGTGTTCTGTTACACGAATGGTTTGTTGAGGTGCCGGTTTAGGTTCTACCTTAGGCTTGGGAGTATTCTGAACAGGTGCTGTTTTTTGTACAGCCGCTGGTTGAACTTGCTTTATTTCATCAGGGACAATAGGTTCTATGACCTTGTCTTTATTTCCCTCTTCTTTGACATCATAGGTGATGACTAAGTCTTTGGATTCTTCTGATTCTGGTTTCTGCTCAAAGTTCTCTTCCGAGGGGATTGTCTCTGGGTTACGAACCCACTCCATCACGTCATCCTGGGTTGTGATTTCTTCAGGAGCTGGGGCTGAGGCAAAAATAGCCTGATCAGAATCCTTTACTTGAGGGTAATACCAGAAGGCGGCGACTGCAGCCAACAATATCAACGCTGTGATAGCTGATATAAATATAATTAGTGGCTTATTGTTCTGATCCATGGAACGATACCAATCCTTTTTTAATAAGTAGGGAGTCAAGAATCGCTTTGGTTTTTGAAAAACTCCCCCGATTATCTACTCTATAAATATCGGTATCTGCCAAAGAGGCTTGAGAGAATAATCCTCTTTGCGTCTTAAATCGTCTATAGACTTGAATGATACTGATGTGGTCTCTTTTCATACATCTCATAAAACGCCTTAGATAAGGAGCCGTAACAAAGAAAACAAAGTCACATAATACATGGAGCTTCATCTTATATAAAAGAGCCGCGTTAATTACAACCGTTTCTTGTGATTGTTCAACGATATCTTTGCATATCTGCACCATTTGCGGGTGTACAATACTTTCTAGGGCAATGAGTTTTTCAGGATCATTGAATACAATAGATCCTAGTACTTTTCGGTTGACCTGATTCGTCTCATCCAAGATGGAGGGACCAAATCGCTTGACCACTTCCTCTTTACTATTAACCAAAGCTTGATGTCCTAAGGCATCCACATCAATCTCTTTGTAGCCTTTGCCTTGTAGATACTCTGCTATTTTACTTTTCCCGGAACAAGATAATCCTGTAACACCTATGACCATTTAGTGAAGTTCTCCCCAACTAGTGCCATTTTCAACAGTAGCTCTTAAAGGGATAGATAAAGTAATAGCACTTTCCATGGTATCTTTAACTAATTGGGACACTTTATCCACGTCACTATCAACACATTCCAGTATTAATTCATCATGTACTTGTAATAATATTTGAGCATCGTATCCTGAGGATTTTAGATTACTATCTAGTTTTAACATGGCCGTTTTAACAATATCCGCAGCACTTCCCTGTATGGGAGTGTTAATAGCTATTCGTTCGGCACTGTTCTTTTCTGTTTTATTTCTACTATTAATACCAGCCAGTTTTCTATAGTGGCCCAGCATGGTCCTTACACCACCTTGCTGTTCCCCTTCTTTTACTGTGATACTAATGAAGTCTTTTATCTTATTGTAGGTCTCAAAATAGGAATTGATAAATTTGTCCGCATCCTTTCGGGGTATACCTAACTCACGGCTCAAACGGAAAGCACTCATCCCATACATGACGCCAAAGTTAATGGTTTTAGCTATCCGACGTTGTCCAGGAGCGACTAATTCAGGTACCACATCAAAGATCAAACTAGCTGTTCTTGAGTGAATATCTTCTCCCGTTTTAAAGGCTTCACTTAAGGCTTCATCCCCTGATAAATGGGCCAGAACAACCAACTCGATTTGACTATAGTCAGCAGATATGAACTTATAACCTTCTTTAGGAACAAAGGCCTGTCGAATACGACGCCCTTCTAATTCCTTAATAGGGATATTTTGTAAGTTAGGATCTTTACTGGAGAGCCTACCTGTTGCTGTTCCCGTCTGAATAAAATGAGTATGGACCCTATTGGTATCTCTATTGATCAATTCAGGAAGGGTATCAACATAGGTAGACTTAAGTTTGCTTAACATCCTGTGTCGTAATATTCTCTCAGGAACAGGATCTTCTTTCGCTAATTCTTCCAATACGGAGGAGTCTGTTGAATAACCTGTCTTTGTTTTTTTAATAGGCTTTAAGCCTCTTTCTTCAAATAAGATGGTTTGTAATTGCTGAGTGGACTTAATATTAAATTCTTTGCCGCAAAGCTTGTAAATTTCTTCTTCGATTTTGACTAATTCTGTTTCCAATTCAAAACGGAATGTACTCAACTGATCTGCATCTAGCTGAATTCCTCTGTATTCCATATCACCTAACATCTTAACCAAAGGCATCTCTAATTGTTCAAAGAGCTCCCAAAAACCATTCTTTCTAAGTTCAGGTTCCAGATATTCATAGAGACGTAATGTGATATCCGCATCTTCTGCGGCGTACTCTAGGGCTTTATCCAAGGGAACCTCATCAAAAGTTCCTCCCTTGGGTAGGAGATCTTTGAAATGTACTGTTTTATACCCCAGGAAGTCCTCAGCCAAGCTATCCATAGAAAAGGAATTACGAGTTGAGTCTAATAACCAGGCGGCTATCATTGTATCAAAATACAGGTGCTCCAGTTCCAGTCCCCATCTTTTGAGGACTTTGTAATCGTATTTAATGTTTTGCCCAATAATCCTGAGATCTTCACGATTAAGAGCATTTTTCAGCATACGTTTTACAAAATCTTCCCTTAAGCATTCCGTATCCGGAGCTTTAAAGGGCAGATAGTAACCGGTCTTGGACTGAATAGAAAAACACAGACCAACAGGATGGGCTGACATAGCATCTATATTATCAGTCTCAACGTCGAGGGATAATAAATCTACTGAACGTAATTCACTTAAGAAGCTTTCCAACTCCTGTTTTGTCAGGATTAATTGATACTCTCCCTTCTCTGAGGATAGGCCTCCTTGAACAGTAGGCACCTCTTCACTACCTAGATATTCAGCCAAAGACTTCATTCCCATATCTAAAAACTTTTTAGCCACAGCCCCTTTATTATGGAGTTCAAAATCTATAGAACTATCATAACTTACAGGAACATCAAACTTTAACTCTGCTAATTGACGGCTTAAATAGGCACTGTCCCTGCCTTCCAGCAGCTTCTCCTTCATCTTTCCTTTAACAGAATCAATATTTTCATATATCCCTTCAAGAGTTGTGTGCTCTGCTAATAGTTTGGAAGCGGTTTTAGGACCGACTCCTTTAACACCGGGAATATTATCTGCACTATCCCCCATGAGGGCTAAGAGATCCAAGATTTGATCTGGGTTAACACCCTTATCTTCTACCACCCCTCCCGCATCTATTTGTTCGAAACCACCACTTTTGGAAGAACGAAGCATATAGATGTTGTCATTTACTAACTGCATTAGGTCCTTATCACTGGATATAATGAAACCAGTATCCCCGTCTGTTTCGATTTGTCGACACAAGGTAGCAATAACATCATCCGCTTCATACCCAGAAGCTTCTATAGAAGGAATTTTTAATTCTTTTAGGATTTCGAGGATGGTGGGAATCTGATCTACCAGATCATCAGGGGCGGCTTCTCTATTGGCCTTGTAATCATTGTACAATTGTTTTCTAAAAGTAGGATCTTTGGAATCTAAGGCCACTACAAAATTTTTAATATTATAGGAATCAAATAAAGAGAAAAGAGTCCGGTAAAAACCAAAGATCGCCGAAACATTTCGACCATCAGGACTATATAAAGGACTTCGCATAAAAGCAAAATAGGATCGGAATATTAATCCAAAACCATCGAGTATATATATTTTTTTCATGTTGAGATGTCAATCATATGAGGCGAAGCCTCATTTTTTCCCCCGTAGACTGATTTTCTCTTAGGAGGAACTTTGACTGATTGAATCTTATTGCGTATCTCAACCATTCGTTCTTTTAATAGACTACGGTTGCGAGCATTCCTATCCAAAACCTCTTCCTGAAGAGAAGTAAGTGAATCTTTCAATGAAGATATCTCACTTGTACGGGAAGGATAGGCTAATGTGTACATATCTTCAAGGGGCTTAATAACCTTTTGAAAACTGTAGATTTCATTAACAATGCTTTTTTCAAACATGACTTGCTTTTCCAGCTTCTCAATATCCCCTGCTTTGATGGAAACTTCTTCCACATCAAGAACACGCAGATATTCTTTGAACTTGTCCCTTTGTTTTTCGAGATTTTCCCGTAGTCTCGTTAGTATAGCAACCCGTTGATCTAGCTCTTCCTGGGATAGGGACATAGAAACTCCTTAACCAGCGATATTGACACCACTAGTGGTACGCGAATCTTCTGATACAGCCGTATTTGATATTTGATCCCAGGCACTTCGCAGATCTGTGGCCATTTTACAAATATGTTTTATTTTTCCTGAATTCTTCTCTATATTGGCAGATACCAATTCCTGGTTAAAGAACATATACAAGTTCAGTAAATTGTTAGCAATATCACCGCCTTTCTCAAAATCCAGACCAACCATTAACTCGGTAAAAACATCCTGAGCCTTTATAATGGCAGCATTAACCTTATCAAAGGACTTTGACTCTGATTCAAGAAGCTCTACAGCTTTATCCATTTGTCGGATAGCTTCGTCATAGAGCATAACAATCAGCTTTCCCTGACCGGCTGTTTTAACTTTAGTCTGCTTATAGGCATTCAATGCATTATTTCGCATTACTGACTCCTTTCTTTACTTTCGAGAGGTCGACACACCTTACATTGTCGACATTT from Spirochaeta cellobiosiphila DSM 17781 harbors:
- a CDS encoding KamA family radical SAM protein translates to MDYSRINKILDEKFELSSDEEQFFKEAHQNPHLPVGVSPYYMELAKKDPSDPIRKQFVPSVKELNFLSYESSDPLMEEKHHPLPRFIHRYPSRAIILTTDQCPTYCRHCFRRSFLGQSQGMITRYQTDQIAMYLASHKEVKEILITGGDPLMLSDPLLDYLLLKVKERRQDIVFRISTRMPVVLPSRVTARLVKILKKYSPLWFTVQFNHPRELTQESRDSIKLLIDSGIPIINQAVLLKGVNDNFVTLRDLYRGLVSCGIAAGYLLQPDLAIGTSHFRVSLDKGVGLTKALRKEMSALSVPTYAVDMPDGGGRIPLTGDWEISGRWYILHDALGRAFPYPLED
- the epsC gene encoding serine O-acetyltransferase EpsC, coding for MEPDLNLTELISNILRTYDEIGGINHLKGPNLPSRESIYSIIEDLESLVFPGFKQEVQLDAGAIPYFTTSRVAKAAGSLMREIKKSLFFKHRDEKNPPSREDLCKLSRIITCEFMNTLPSLRQRIHTDVYAAFQGDPAAKSIEEVILSYPGIEAIMVYRLAHELYLKQVPLIPRMMSEIIHGKTGIDIHPGAQIGEAFFIDHGTGVVIGETSRIGNNVKIYQGVTLGALSVKKNEADVKRHPTIEDNVTIYAGATILGGDTIIGADSTIGGNVWLVTSVPHHSKIYNQPIEYVIRRDTYEEPDFQI
- a CDS encoding alpha/beta fold hydrolase, whose amino-acid sequence is MKKSKGLLFALLVLSLSLFMGCETTKREEPSGITRQEIQDIISQAQDIQTPRGINERKEIEIGGIKQWISVRGRDRRNPVLLFIHGGPGTTEMPVSWFYQAPLEDYFTVVQWDQRGGGKSVGSNDQAAVIPTITYERMINDGEEVLSYLQKEYGKEKIFVLGHSWGTLIGLELALRHPDSLYAYIGMGQVLSTHENEVLGYQFALEEARRNNNEKAIQELESIAPYPEEDGSLAVQEVLIQRYWVSFYGGMTWGRTNLDYEYNLRLLSPDYTDKDLEADNEAVNVVLKLLPQLVDIDYRDITKLDVPLFLFSGRHDYAVPSAISAKWFEELQAPDKKLVWFEHSAHMMPMEQPGKFLLHLIQDVRPIAVKAGDAAPEDTPGLK
- a CDS encoding MerR family transcriptional regulator codes for the protein MNIGELAQKAGVSKDTLRYYEKLGLLGEVERGPNSYRDYSERYVATVQVIKRSKDLGFTLREIKTFLDGIMSGSMTFRDFERTLQEKIDEIEGGIASLWKNLAALKGIQSTCPKGESILSFLD
- a CDS encoding NAD-dependent epimerase/dehydratase family protein encodes the protein MEAIVFGASGFIGSHVAQQLKEVGYHVTGIIRKSSDSHFLETLGITIERLDFSSDDQLFQSMRKKALVYNCIAAVTATDEAILRETEIELPRRIIRAAAKGGVAGYIQLSSIIAYGPHMPDSPLNENFTPRPKDLLDRISWERELAVKEECHKRNVPFVILEPVTTIGSRDKHSALHQLFLGHKKGEFPLVKDGESRMSGIDTRDIGRAMAWIGDNMDILKGETLITKGYDFQWKELKSLLDEFWGIKAKEGKLNFHLLYPLSFLLEKIMKNPPVTRALLLALGKNKIYDDTKIRNLGFKTIYTVQDSLKYALNTIN
- a CDS encoding SPOR domain-containing protein produces the protein MDQNNKPLIIFISAITALILLAAVAAFWYYPQVKDSDQAIFASAPAPEEITTQDDVMEWVRNPETIPSEENFEQKPESEESKDLVITYDVKEEGNKDKVIEPIVPDEIKQVQPAAVQKTAPVQNTPKPKVEPKPAPQQTIRVTEHWIQVASYTDRYRADETKKTLEENDVPVTVFTKTSGDKTYFRVRIGPYSNSAEAEKYLDWVKGLEGFGESYVTKVYVEKTLN
- the coaE gene encoding dephospho-CoA kinase (Dephospho-CoA kinase (CoaE) performs the final step in coenzyme A biosynthesis.) produces the protein MVIGVTGLSCSGKSKIAEYLQGKGYKEIDVDALGHQALVNSKEEVVKRFGPSILDETNQVNRKVLGSIVFNDPEKLIALESIVHPQMVQICKDIVEQSQETVVINAALLYKMKLHVLCDFVFFVTAPYLRRFMRCMKRDHISIIQVYRRFKTQRGLFSQASLADTDIYRVDNRGSFSKTKAILDSLLIKKGLVSFHGSEQ
- the polA gene encoding DNA polymerase I, with the protein product MKKIYILDGFGLIFRSYFAFMRSPLYSPDGRNVSAIFGFYRTLFSLFDSYNIKNFVVALDSKDPTFRKQLYNDYKANREAAPDDLVDQIPTILEILKELKIPSIEASGYEADDVIATLCRQIETDGDTGFIISSDKDLMQLVNDNIYMLRSSKSGGFEQIDAGGVVEDKGVNPDQILDLLALMGDSADNIPGVKGVGPKTASKLLAEHTTLEGIYENIDSVKGKMKEKLLEGRDSAYLSRQLAELKFDVPVSYDSSIDFELHNKGAVAKKFLDMGMKSLAEYLGSEEVPTVQGGLSSEKGEYQLILTKQELESFLSELRSVDLLSLDVETDNIDAMSAHPVGLCFSIQSKTGYYLPFKAPDTECLREDFVKRMLKNALNREDLRIIGQNIKYDYKVLKRWGLELEHLYFDTMIAAWLLDSTRNSFSMDSLAEDFLGYKTVHFKDLLPKGGTFDEVPLDKALEYAAEDADITLRLYEYLEPELRKNGFWELFEQLEMPLVKMLGDMEYRGIQLDADQLSTFRFELETELVKIEEEIYKLCGKEFNIKSTQQLQTILFEERGLKPIKKTKTGYSTDSSVLEELAKEDPVPERILRHRMLSKLKSTYVDTLPELINRDTNRVHTHFIQTGTATGRLSSKDPNLQNIPIKELEGRRIRQAFVPKEGYKFISADYSQIELVVLAHLSGDEALSEAFKTGEDIHSRTASLIFDVVPELVAPGQRRIAKTINFGVMYGMSAFRLSRELGIPRKDADKFINSYFETYNKIKDFISITVKEGEQQGGVRTMLGHYRKLAGINSRNKTEKNSAERIAINTPIQGSAADIVKTAMLKLDSNLKSSGYDAQILLQVHDELILECVDSDVDKVSQLVKDTMESAITLSIPLRATVENGTSWGELH
- the flgN gene encoding flagellar export chaperone FlgN; this encodes MSLSQEELDQRVAILTRLRENLEKQRDKFKEYLRVLDVEEVSIKAGDIEKLEKQVMFEKSIVNEIYSFQKVIKPLEDMYTLAYPSRTSEISSLKDSLTSLQEEVLDRNARNRSLLKERMVEIRNKIQSVKVPPKRKSVYGGKNEASPHMIDIST
- the fliS gene encoding flagellar export chaperone FliS, coding for MRNNALNAYKQTKVKTAGQGKLIVMLYDEAIRQMDKAVELLESESKSFDKVNAAIIKAQDVFTELMVGLDFEKGGDIANNLLNLYMFFNQELVSANIEKNSGKIKHICKMATDLRSAWDQISNTAVSEDSRTTSGVNIAG